A single window of Coffea eugenioides isolate CCC68of chromosome 7, Ceug_1.0, whole genome shotgun sequence DNA harbors:
- the LOC113777361 gene encoding STOREKEEPER protein-like translates to MESKKPTTHYPPPSTQSEEEESEKGQDEESREGEEGEEEDSKSEHKEESEEEERSEGEEFEVEENIHESPTQLDQMFSAQKEIITPSQSSSDSGEEEDKEGGDDEELEISTHSSTSDFMIKLIPPTKFTSKGSSSTSKRPLEDQGDEQKHLRSEKKAKGKADEPNKQEPSAISAAIGEGAGTKWSDDDVKCLLRSIIKFKTEKGLNPSTNMNAFCKYVKGKFGREFSRSQIYEKIRRLKSKGFNSVEKFEKGGDCFVHFNANELEIFKLSKSIWGGETGDGTAIDRANETVKSMGKVVSFVKQDKKEEKKKKKNVVKTFFRDDAEDDFQSKYPYLTKSFDVDSWTIMINADKIAGQRSFLKENMSLIGHGKAMELEDKWKKLREAEVELLLKRSELMKEHCTLVLEDDFSDKKDIENFQNLLAINAVLYLGQRCFVEEKHKRDGPLHGILKKLSKPSSAHDGVPDTAEFVDGEDVYENSAYNILGATFGYLQRLRENYG, encoded by the exons ATGGAATCCAAGAAGCCAACAACCCATTATCCTCCTCCATCAACACaatcagaagaagaagaatcagaaAAAGGACAAGATGAAGAATCTCGAGAAGGTGAAGAAGGTGAAGAAGAAGACTCAAAATCAGAACATAAGGAAGAAtcagaggaagaagaaagatcAGAAGGAGAAGaatttgaagttgaagaaaATATACATGAATCACCAACTCAACTTGACCAAATGTTCAGTGCTCAAAAGGAAATCATCACTCCATCTCAATCTTCCTCAGATTCTGGTGAAGAGGAGGATAAGGAAGGAGGAGATGATGAAGAGTTAGAAATTTCCACACATTCTTCTACATCGGATTTTATGATAAAGTTGATTCCTCCAACCAAATTCACATCAAAAGGCTCAAGTTCCACCTCAAAACGCCCTTTGGAAGACCAGGGAGATGAACAAAAGCATTTGAGAAGTGAGAAGAAGGCCAAAGGTAAAGCTGATGAACCGAACAAACAGGAGCCATCTGCCATTTCAGCCGCTATTGGTGAAGGTGCTGGTACGAAATGGAGCGATGATGACGTGAAGTGTCTTCTCCGATCCATCATCAAGTTTAAGACTGAGAAAGGTCTAAATCCTTCCACTAATATGAATGCTTTCTGTAAGTATGTTAAAGGGAAGTTTGGACGTGAGTTTTCTAGAAGTCAGATTTATGAGAAAATTAGGAGGTTGAAAAGTAAAGGTTTCAATTCTGTGGAGAAATTTGAGAAAGGTGGGGATTGCTTTGTTCATTTCAACGCCAATGAGCTTGAAATatttaaactctcaaaatcgATTTGGGGTGGTGAAACTGGTGATGGCACGGCTATTGACAGAGCTAATGAAACTGTGAAAAGCATGGGTAAAGTTGTTAGTTTTGTgaaacaagataagaaagaagaaaagaagaagaagaagaatgtgGTGAAAACATTTTTTAGAGATGATGCTGAAGATGATTTTCAGTCCAAGTATCCTTATCTAACAAAATCTTTTGATGTTGATTCATGGACCATTATGATTAATGCTGACAAAATTGCAGGTCAAAGGAGTTTCTTGAAAGAGAACATGAGTTTGATTGGCCATGGGAAAGCAATGGAGCTGGAGGACAAGTGGAAGAAACTGCGCGAGGCTGAAGTAGAGCTTTTGTTGAAGAGGTCAGAATTGATGAAGGAGCATTGTACCTTGGTGTTAGAAG ATGACTTTTCTGACAAAAAAGATatagaaaatttccagaatttgtTAGCTATCAACGCTGTACTTTAT CTTGGACAGAGATGTTTTGTCGAAGAAAAGCATAAAAGGGATGGTCCTCTTCATGGAATTCTCAA AAAGCTTTCTAAACCTTCTTCTGCTCATGATGGAGTTCCTGATACTGCTGAATTTGTTGATGGAGAAGACGTTTACGAGAATTCTGCATATAATATCTTGGGAGCAACTTTTGGTTATTTGCAAAGATTGAGAGAGAATTATGGGTGA